The proteins below come from a single Falco rusticolus isolate bFalRus1 chromosome 8, bFalRus1.pri, whole genome shotgun sequence genomic window:
- the LANCL1 gene encoding glutathione S-transferase LANCL1 isoform X2, which translates to MQGIALLYLHLHDVYGDPAYLQVAHEYVKKSLSCLTKRSITFLCGDAGPLAVAAVVYHKLQNQKQSEDCITRLLHLHKLDPRVPDELLYGRIGYLYALIFVNKHFGEEKIPQSHIQQVCEAVVASGESLAKRRNFTAKSPLMYEWYQEYYVGAAHGLAGIYYYLMQPGLGVSQVKLHNTVKPSVDYVCQLKFTSGNYPPCINDTRDLLVHWCHGAPGVIYMLVQAYKVFGEQQYLNDALQCAEVIWQHGLLKKGYGLCHGTAGNAYGFLTLYNLTQNMKYLYRACKFAEWCLSYGQHGCRTPDTPFSLFEGMAGTIYFLADLLVPTKAKFPAFEL; encoded by the exons ATGCAAG GCATTGCTTTGCTGTATTTGCACTTGCATGATGTGTATGGAGACCCAGCCTACCTTCAGGTGGCCCACGAGTACGTGAAGAAAAGCCTGAGCTGTCTGACAAAACGATCCATCACTTTCTTGTGTGGAGATGCTGGGCCCCTGGCAGTGGCTGCTGTTGTCTACCACAAACTGCAGAACCAGAAGCAATCAGAAGACTGCATCACTCG tttgcTCCATCTACACAAGCTTGACCCACGAGTTCCAGATGAACTGCTGTACGGGCGCATAGGCTATCTCTATGCGCTAATATTTGTGAACAAGCActttggagaggaaaagatCCCTCAAAGTCACATTCAGCAG GTCTGTGAAGCAGTTGTAGCCTCAGGAGAGAGCTTGGCCAAAAGGAGGAACTTCACAGCAAAGAGCCCGCTGATGTATGAGTGGTACCAGGAGTACTATGTAGGGGCAGCCCATGGTTTGGCTGGGATTTACTACTATCTCATGCAG CCTGGCCTTGGAGTGAGCCAAGTAAAACTGCACAACACAGTCAAACCCAGCGTGGACTACGTCTGCCAACTAAAGTTCACATCTGGAAATTACCCTCCATGCATCAATGACACCAGAGACCTACTCGTCCACTGGTGCCATGGGGCACCAGGTGTTATCTACATGCTTGTCCAGGCCTACAAG GTCTTTGGGGAGCAGCAGTATCTAAATGATGCCTTGCAGTGTGCAGAAGTGATCTGGCAGCATGGGTTACTGAAGAAAGGCTATGGGCTGTGCCATGGGACAGCTGGCAACGCTTATGGCTTCCTCACACTGTACAACCTCACGCAGAATATGAAATACCTGTACAGGGCTTGCAAG tttgCAGAGTGGTGTTTAAGCTATGGCCAACATGGGTGCAGGACTCCAGACACACCATTCTCTCTCTTTGAAG GAATGGCTGGAACGATTTACTTTCTTGCTGACCTGCTGGTGCCAACCAAGGCGAAATTCCCTGCATTTGAACTCTAA